A stretch of DNA from Enterococcus gilvus ATCC BAA-350:
GGTGATCCTGCAACGATCACATTCTCCGGCACATCCTTTGTGACTGTCGAATCCGCTGCCACGATCGCGTTTTTTCCCACGGTCACACCGGGTAAAACCGTCACATTGGCGCCCAGCCAAGCATTTTCTTCGATCTTTACTGACGCAACAGACAAGCCGCGGCGTTTTTTCGGGTCCGTGAGATGATTCACCGAAATGATCCGACACATGGGACCGATCAGCACATGGTCCTCAATCACGATCCCGCCTAAATCGACAAACATCACATTCTGATTGATAAAAATATCCTTCCCAAAGGAGATATGCTTGCCGAAATCCGTGTAAAACGGTTGAGAAATGGTGACTGAGTCATGAATGGTGCTTCCAGTGATCTTTTCTAAACACTCTCGCAGCTCCCTCTGCGTATGGTAAGCGCCGTTCATCTCCATGACGAGCCGCTCATTATCGGCTTTTAATTTATGAATGTCCTCATACACTTCGGAGCCAGGTAAAATCTCCATGCCTTGGATTTTCGCCAAAAATGCCTGTTCCATCCGAATCATCCTCCCTTTACTTGCTGAGTCCAGTATACTTCGCTATACTAGTGATGACTAATACTTATATAGAATAGCTAACTATCGCTTTTAGCTATAGGAGGAAATAAATGGATATTCGTGTTTTGACCTATTTTATGACTGTCGCGAAGGAAAAAACAATCAGTAAGGCCGCAGAGGTGCTGCATTTATCCCAACCCACCCTCTCCAAACAATTAAAAGAGCTGGAGGAGGAGTTAGGCGTCCAATTATTTATCCGCGGCAATCGCGAGATTTCGCTCACGGAAGACGGCATCTACTTGCGAAACCGCGGGCAAGAGATCCTCTCCCTCGTGGACACGACCACCTCAAACCTGAAGAAAAATGACGTGATCGGCGGAACCATCCGAATCGGTGGCGGCGAGACGCCCGCCTTCCGCTACTTGGTCAAGACCTTAAACGAGCTGATGGTCACGTATCCTGACATCACAGTTGAGATGTACAGCGGCAATGCGGACGATGTGAAGGATAAACTCGACAAAGGACTGCTGGATTTTGGCTTGGTGATCGATCCGGTGGAAAAGCAAAAATACGAATACCTTGCTCTTCCTGTTTCAGACCGCTGGGGCGTGCTGGTCAATGACTTCCATCCGCTGGCAAAAAAAGAAAGGGTATTTCCCAGTGACTTGAAGGACCACTCCTTACTGGTTTCTAGTCAAACCATGGTGAATCACCAGCTTTCCGAATGGCTCGGCGGCAATTTGAGTCAATTTAAGATCGCCGGCAGCTACAATTTGCTGT
This window harbors:
- a CDS encoding DapH/DapD/GlmU-related protein gives rise to the protein MEQAFLAKIQGMEILPGSEVYEDIHKLKADNERLVMEMNGAYHTQRELRECLEKITGSTIHDSVTISQPFYTDFGKHISFGKDIFINQNVMFVDLGGIVIEDHVLIGPMCRIISVNHLTDPKKRRGLSVASVKIEENAWLGANVTVLPGVTVGKNAIVAADSTVTKDVPENVIVAGSPARIIKEIAFQ
- a CDS encoding LysR family transcriptional regulator is translated as MDIRVLTYFMTVAKEKTISKAAEVLHLSQPTLSKQLKELEEELGVQLFIRGNREISLTEDGIYLRNRGQEILSLVDTTTSNLKKNDVIGGTIRIGGGETPAFRYLVKTLNELMVTYPDITVEMYSGNADDVKDKLDKGLLDFGLVIDPVEKQKYEYLALPVSDRWGVLVNDFHPLAKKERVFPSDLKDHSLLVSSQTMVNHQLSEWLGGNLSQFKIAGSYNLLYNASLFVKEGTTVAFCLDGIIPTENNGLVFVPLAPELTAKISIIWKKKQVFSNAARRFLDALPTS